A stretch of the Symmachiella macrocystis genome encodes the following:
- a CDS encoding M20 family metallopeptidase: protein MPISAEKLQAIRQTVTRDRLLATARRLIDIPSPTCDAGAVADALAAFLAEEDFQVERPQAAWPTSPAVVVRWDSGKPGRTLQFNGHLDTVHLPFAPSAVEGNRLTGSGASDMKAGVAAMVEALRVVRDSEVLDGGGVLLTAHDLHEAPWGDCRQLNQLIDDGYVGDGVLIPEYTHDVLPVIGRGNAHLKIKISRPGQPVHEVFRPREEPNVLEVGAKLTQRLLDWNVELEKNSHPMAGCASAFVGMLNCGEMYNQYPQTCELQGTLRWLPGHAWEEVRRDYQTLVADVAAKTGATIDAEFLLIRDAFELDEQSDLAATFQNVYAHVTGEKLPIGAKPFADDGSCFWQKKGIAAITHGPEAGGAHTTSEWVNIDDLVRVAVVYAATVVGFCE, encoded by the coding sequence ATGCCGATTTCCGCCGAAAAGTTGCAAGCCATTCGTCAAACGGTGACTCGCGACCGCCTGTTGGCGACGGCTCGGCGATTGATTGATATTCCTAGCCCCACCTGCGACGCCGGTGCCGTGGCCGATGCACTGGCTGCTTTTCTGGCGGAGGAGGACTTCCAGGTGGAGCGTCCGCAGGCGGCGTGGCCGACATCGCCGGCGGTCGTGGTGCGGTGGGACTCAGGGAAACCGGGGCGGACCTTGCAATTCAACGGACATTTGGACACGGTGCACTTGCCGTTCGCTCCATCAGCTGTCGAGGGAAACCGCCTAACCGGGAGTGGAGCGAGCGACATGAAAGCGGGTGTGGCCGCCATGGTCGAAGCGCTGCGTGTCGTGCGCGATTCGGAGGTTTTGGATGGCGGCGGAGTTTTGCTGACCGCTCACGATCTGCATGAAGCGCCGTGGGGAGATTGCCGGCAGTTGAATCAGTTGATCGACGACGGGTATGTGGGGGACGGCGTCTTGATTCCCGAATACACGCACGACGTCTTGCCGGTGATCGGTCGCGGAAATGCGCATCTAAAAATCAAAATCAGCCGCCCGGGACAGCCGGTGCACGAAGTCTTTCGCCCGCGCGAAGAACCGAACGTTTTAGAAGTCGGAGCAAAGCTGACGCAACGATTGTTGGACTGGAACGTGGAATTGGAAAAGAACAGTCATCCAATGGCGGGCTGCGCGAGCGCATTTGTGGGGATGCTGAATTGTGGCGAAATGTACAACCAATATCCGCAAACCTGCGAGTTGCAGGGAACGCTGCGATGGTTGCCGGGGCATGCTTGGGAAGAAGTTCGCCGCGACTATCAAACGCTGGTTGCAGATGTAGCCGCAAAGACAGGGGCAACGATCGATGCCGAGTTTTTGCTGATTCGTGACGCGTTCGAACTCGATGAGCAAAGCGACCTAGCAGCTACGTTTCAGAATGTTTATGCGCACGTAACGGGCGAGAAACTGCCGATCGGGGCCAAGCCGTTTGCCGACGATGGGAGTTGCTTCTGGCAGAAAAAAGGGATCGCAGCAATTACGCACGGGCCGGAGGCGGGGGGCGCGCACACGACGAGCGAGTGGGTGAACATCGACGATCTGGTCCGCGTGGCGGTGGTCTATGCGGCAACGGTGGTCGGGTTTTGTGAATGA
- the lptB gene encoding LPS export ABC transporter ATP-binding protein, whose protein sequence is MSILQAQGLAKVYGGRRVVNGVDLNVERGEIVGLLGPNGAGKTTTFRMTCGMIAPAEGQVLLDGVDVTNWPMYKRAQYGMGYLAQESSVFVKLTVEQNIIAILEMLHVKRRERRKITDELLEQFGLTRLRKSVASHLSGGERRRLEIARCLASEPALILLDEPFTGIDPVTIHSIQDIIRELRDTGIAILLTDHRERETLTITDRAYVICAGQVLVSGDAETVLKNESAQEMYFGKRFDADSIISGKEAMLAEEQANREEAAHRKLTADNAAAAEAQAAADDAAEKEASDEDKSAA, encoded by the coding sequence ATGTCTATTTTGCAAGCACAAGGCCTGGCCAAGGTTTACGGTGGACGCCGCGTCGTCAACGGTGTCGACCTGAATGTCGAACGCGGGGAAATAGTAGGATTGCTCGGCCCCAACGGTGCCGGCAAGACCACCACCTTTCGCATGACCTGCGGCATGATCGCTCCCGCCGAAGGTCAGGTGCTACTCGACGGCGTCGACGTGACCAATTGGCCGATGTACAAACGGGCCCAATATGGCATGGGGTACCTGGCCCAGGAATCGAGTGTCTTCGTCAAGTTGACGGTCGAACAAAACATCATTGCCATTTTGGAAATGCTACACGTGAAGCGCCGCGAGCGCCGCAAAATCACGGATGAACTGTTGGAGCAATTTGGGCTAACACGTCTGCGCAAATCGGTTGCATCGCACCTCTCCGGGGGGGAACGTCGCCGCTTGGAAATTGCGCGCTGCTTGGCCAGTGAACCGGCGTTGATTCTGCTCGACGAACCATTCACCGGTATCGACCCGGTCACGATTCACAGCATCCAAGACATCATCCGCGAACTGCGCGACACCGGCATCGCCATTTTGCTGACCGACCACCGCGAACGGGAAACGCTCACGATCACCGATCGCGCTTATGTGATCTGTGCTGGTCAAGTGCTCGTCTCGGGCGACGCGGAAACCGTTTTGAAAAACGAATCCGCCCAGGAAATGTACTTCGGCAAACGCTTCGACGCCGATTCGATCATCAGCGGCAAAGAGGCCATGCTGGCCGAAGAACAGGCCAACCGCGAAGAAGCGGCTCACAGAAAACTTACCGCTGACAATGCTGCGGCCGCCGAAGCCCAAGCCGCTGCTGACGACGCGGCCGAGAAGGAAGCATCCGACGAGGACAAGAGCGCCGCCTGA
- the lepB gene encoding signal peptidase I, with translation MLSTSENVESQPNARSHRGYGAVRQCVEFLVCLGIAVSLCKTFAVETYMIETGSMAPGFYGWHREVTCPQCRWHFAFGVEQDQGDDEAICPNCDFREIPVPAVEADSGDSQNVAGDRVMVHKHLFDLRPPRRWEIAMFRNPGQPTENYVKRIVGLPGETIQLREGDVYINGEIQRKTLAQQRQMRIAVYDNDYQPHDTDRNWHPRWRAQAEQSPWLVDGGDFDIFIKHSQATLSDQLHWIDYQHWIRQGGLRTTTVPLTQWPPEADPPNPFFSNVTHDAAKKQLVCRGAMPLAAREHLAGLSKDFAFQQAVDLLFERSHRAPISDGYGYNPSAGETPVRDLMLELQLTYSGGTGEFTVRMSDGREIMDCRLDFGRKMIELFSSQETTPIFKHPLPESLLTGTAKLEMSLMDRQCLVAVDSVLIGQSWTYPAESAPSPPPQKPVQFGAAGINLRVSAIKLFRDVQYLSKSNEAAFLPYTLGDDEYFALGDNSPISEDSRVWLAQPTARKLTSRHFIGRPFLVHLPSKTWRSSISIPDFSRIRYIR, from the coding sequence ATGCTTTCCACATCCGAAAATGTTGAGTCGCAGCCCAATGCGCGTAGCCACCGTGGTTACGGCGCCGTGCGACAGTGTGTGGAGTTTCTCGTCTGCCTCGGCATCGCCGTCTCACTGTGCAAAACCTTTGCCGTCGAGACCTACATGATCGAAACCGGGTCGATGGCGCCGGGATTTTATGGCTGGCATCGCGAGGTCACCTGCCCCCAATGCCGCTGGCATTTCGCCTTTGGTGTCGAGCAGGACCAAGGGGATGACGAAGCGATCTGTCCCAACTGCGACTTTCGCGAAATCCCTGTGCCCGCTGTTGAGGCCGATTCCGGTGACTCGCAAAACGTTGCCGGCGATCGCGTAATGGTCCACAAACACCTCTTCGATCTCCGCCCGCCGCGCCGCTGGGAAATCGCCATGTTTCGAAACCCCGGCCAGCCGACCGAAAACTACGTCAAACGCATCGTGGGACTCCCTGGTGAGACCATCCAACTCCGCGAGGGCGACGTCTATATCAACGGAGAGATCCAACGCAAAACACTCGCACAGCAACGCCAGATGCGGATTGCCGTTTACGACAACGATTATCAACCGCACGACACAGATCGCAACTGGCACCCACGCTGGCGCGCTCAGGCCGAGCAGAGCCCTTGGCTGGTAGACGGCGGAGACTTTGACATCTTTATCAAACACTCCCAGGCAACACTCAGCGATCAGTTGCACTGGATCGACTATCAGCATTGGATCCGCCAAGGAGGCTTGCGTACGACGACCGTACCACTTACTCAATGGCCACCTGAAGCCGACCCACCCAATCCCTTTTTCAGCAATGTGACTCATGATGCGGCAAAAAAACAGCTCGTCTGCCGCGGTGCCATGCCTCTTGCCGCACGAGAACATCTCGCGGGGCTGAGCAAAGATTTCGCATTTCAACAAGCGGTGGACCTGCTATTTGAACGATCGCATCGCGCTCCGATTTCCGACGGATACGGCTACAATCCCTCAGCTGGCGAAACCCCAGTTCGGGACCTGATGCTGGAATTGCAGTTGACCTACAGTGGAGGGACGGGCGAATTCACGGTGCGGATGTCCGATGGTCGAGAGATCATGGATTGCCGGTTGGATTTCGGCCGGAAAATGATCGAGCTGTTCTCCTCGCAAGAGACAACCCCGATTTTTAAGCATCCGCTGCCCGAGTCACTTCTCACCGGCACAGCCAAGTTGGAAATGTCGCTGATGGACCGGCAATGCTTGGTGGCGGTCGATAGTGTTCTGATCGGCCAATCTTGGACTTATCCCGCGGAATCGGCGCCCAGCCCCCCGCCTCAAAAGCCGGTGCAATTCGGCGCTGCGGGTATCAATTTGCGAGTGAGCGCCATCAAGCTGTTCCGAGACGTGCAATACCTCTCAAAATCAAACGAAGCGGCGTTCCTGCCGTACACATTGGGGGACGACGAATACTTCGCGCTGGGAGACAACAGCCCGATTTCCGAGGATAGCCGCGTCTGGCTGGCTCAGCCGACGGCACGAAAGCTCACGAGCCGGCATTTTATCGGCCGGCCGTTTCTCGTCCACTTGCCGTCAAAAACATGGCGATCCTCGATCAGCATTCCAGATTTCTCTCGAATTCGCTATATTCGCTAA
- a CDS encoding SDR family oxidoreductase, with amino-acid sequence MTIPPCTDSMLKDGTFDGKTIIVTGGGTGLGRSMGQYIAQLGGNLVICGRRADVIAESAAEMAEATGAKVFGQACDVRDPEQVEALIDAAIEKFGAVDGLINNAAGNFICPTERLSYNAFNTIVDIVLRGTSNCTLAMGKRWIDAGQRGSFLNIVTTYAWTGSGYVVPSAVSKAGVLALTRSLASEWGKYGIRLNAVAPGPFPTEGAWSRLMPDALKETFDASHRIPVGRVGEHQELANLAAYLMSDFSAYINGDCITIDGGEWVRAAGQFNGLEAVSSEQWDQLQAAMKPKKG; translated from the coding sequence ATGACTATTCCTCCCTGTACAGACTCCATGCTCAAAGACGGCACGTTCGATGGAAAAACAATCATCGTTACCGGCGGTGGCACCGGCTTGGGACGTTCGATGGGCCAATACATCGCGCAACTGGGTGGAAACCTGGTTATCTGTGGTCGCCGGGCAGATGTGATTGCCGAATCGGCCGCCGAAATGGCCGAGGCCACCGGGGCGAAGGTTTTTGGACAAGCCTGCGACGTCCGCGACCCGGAACAGGTCGAGGCACTCATTGATGCGGCAATCGAGAAGTTTGGCGCGGTCGATGGTCTGATCAATAACGCGGCGGGCAATTTCATCTGCCCCACCGAACGGCTGTCCTACAACGCCTTCAACACGATTGTCGATATTGTATTACGCGGAACCAGCAACTGCACTTTGGCAATGGGAAAGCGTTGGATTGATGCCGGGCAACGAGGAAGCTTTTTAAACATCGTCACCACGTACGCCTGGACCGGATCGGGATATGTCGTCCCCTCGGCCGTTTCCAAGGCTGGAGTCTTGGCACTCACACGTTCGCTGGCATCGGAATGGGGCAAGTACGGCATTCGCTTAAACGCCGTCGCACCCGGCCCATTTCCCACCGAAGGGGCCTGGTCGCGATTGATGCCGGATGCTCTTAAGGAGACGTTTGACGCATCGCACCGCATCCCCGTTGGCCGCGTCGGTGAACATCAGGAATTGGCCAACCTGGCTGCCTATTTGATGTCCGACTTCAGCGCTTACATCAACGGCGATTGCATCACCATCGACGGCGGAGAATGGGTCCGCGCCGCTGGACAGTTCAACGGCCTCGAAGCGGTCTCGTCCGAACAATGGGACCAACTGCAAGCAGCTATGAAACCCAAGAAGGGTTAA
- the lepB gene encoding signal peptidase I, producing MGPRKKAATAKPTKASPPPKVEPAKDADVQPTGGKRRQDGFRETVESIVIAFVLAFLFRTFEAEAFVIPTGSMAETLYGRHKDVTCEKCDTLFRVSASDEIEENGIIAVDWSTGETPNIVNYALCPNCRYPNNVLDNQAFVGDRILVNKFPYEFGDPERFDVVVFKYPEEPKTNYIKRLVGLPGETIKIDWGNLYARKSDTEEFQILRKSPEKQKKLQIPVFDNDKPAQQLLDAGWPERWASVATVDGKWSVVKNGWSEDAIKRSFQFSAAAPPSDDWQWLRYRHIVPFADDWRRVLSGERVDEPQPPPQLITDFSSYNSGISQGIAQRTTPTGDLFPQPPTDTWGVHWVGDLTLNCEVNLLQPQGELLLELVEGDRWYRCRIDLTTGTAALEYVDTSFNLDPVPLKGATDANTPLNQAGSYDVEFANVDDRLLLWIDGDLIDFGEGGGIVPPITLSQRKPTNRDLAPVGIAARDASLSISHLNVSRDVYYLSCSKDNLGNGTHAQVDFRAPTRLSELRTFLANPETAFSGKGHSQGYVDMQSNEFELGEDEFFVLGDNSARSKDSRLWDSGRIPNRIGDNNESLHNHAVPRDLLIGKAFFIYWPHGIPFLNNGHGIPVWYYNQPEVVEVGPGDYRPVQPLGPNGPMELEKSKYPSLSVPFYPQWRRWQRIE from the coding sequence ATGGGTCCACGTAAAAAAGCAGCCACCGCAAAACCGACCAAAGCATCTCCGCCTCCCAAGGTCGAACCGGCTAAGGATGCGGACGTCCAACCGACTGGCGGAAAACGACGGCAGGATGGATTTCGAGAAACGGTGGAATCGATCGTGATCGCCTTTGTGCTGGCGTTTCTATTTCGCACCTTTGAAGCAGAAGCCTTCGTCATCCCCACCGGTTCGATGGCTGAAACGCTCTACGGTCGGCATAAGGATGTCACGTGCGAAAAATGTGACACACTGTTCCGCGTGAGTGCCAGCGACGAAATCGAAGAAAACGGAATCATCGCCGTCGACTGGTCCACGGGCGAAACACCGAATATTGTCAACTACGCGCTCTGCCCCAACTGCCGCTATCCCAACAATGTCTTAGACAATCAGGCATTCGTTGGCGACCGCATTTTGGTCAATAAGTTTCCCTATGAATTCGGCGACCCGGAGCGCTTCGATGTCGTGGTTTTCAAATACCCCGAAGAACCCAAGACCAACTACATCAAACGACTGGTTGGATTGCCGGGGGAAACAATCAAGATCGATTGGGGGAATCTCTACGCTCGCAAATCGGATACAGAAGAGTTTCAGATTCTGCGGAAATCTCCGGAAAAACAAAAGAAGTTGCAAATCCCCGTGTTTGACAACGACAAGCCGGCTCAGCAACTTCTCGATGCGGGTTGGCCCGAGCGTTGGGCATCTGTTGCCACTGTGGACGGAAAATGGTCGGTCGTCAAAAATGGCTGGTCGGAAGACGCGATAAAACGCAGTTTTCAATTCTCGGCAGCGGCCCCACCGAGCGACGACTGGCAATGGTTGCGGTATCGGCACATCGTACCGTTCGCCGACGACTGGCGGCGCGTGTTGAGCGGCGAGCGCGTTGACGAACCGCAACCTCCGCCGCAATTGATCACTGATTTTTCGTCGTACAATTCGGGAATCTCCCAGGGCATCGCGCAGCGGACGACACCGACTGGCGATCTGTTTCCACAACCGCCGACTGATACGTGGGGCGTGCACTGGGTCGGCGACTTGACCCTCAATTGCGAAGTGAACCTGTTACAACCTCAGGGCGAATTGCTGTTGGAGTTGGTCGAAGGGGACCGTTGGTATCGCTGCCGCATCGACCTCACCACCGGCACAGCGGCGTTGGAATATGTCGACACCAGCTTTAATCTCGATCCCGTTCCGCTCAAAGGGGCGACCGACGCCAACACCCCGCTCAATCAAGCCGGATCGTATGACGTCGAATTCGCAAATGTCGACGATCGGTTGTTACTGTGGATCGACGGAGACCTGATTGATTTTGGTGAAGGTGGCGGAATCGTTCCGCCGATCACCTTGTCGCAGCGCAAACCGACGAACCGCGACTTGGCCCCGGTGGGCATCGCTGCTCGCGATGCTTCGCTGTCGATCTCACACTTGAACGTCTCCCGCGACGTCTATTACCTCAGTTGCTCTAAGGATAATCTCGGCAACGGCACACATGCACAGGTCGACTTTAGAGCACCGACCAGATTATCGGAGTTACGCACCTTTCTGGCCAATCCGGAAACAGCATTCTCAGGCAAAGGGCATAGCCAAGGCTATGTCGACATGCAGTCGAACGAATTCGAGTTAGGCGAAGACGAGTTCTTCGTACTGGGCGACAACAGTGCCCGCAGCAAGGACAGCCGACTGTGGGATTCTGGACGCATCCCCAATCGCATTGGTGACAACAACGAATCGCTACACAATCATGCAGTTCCCCGCGATTTGTTGATTGGCAAGGCATTTTTCATCTACTGGCCACACGGCATTCCGTTTTTGAACAATGGACACGGGATTCCCGTTTGGTATTACAACCAGCCCGAGGTTGTTGAAGTCGGGCCTGGTGATTATCGCCCTGTTCAGCCGTTGGGGCCCAACGGGCCGATGGAATTAGAGAAATCCAAGTACCCCAGCTTGTCGGTCCCCTTCTATCCGCAATGGCGACGTTGGCAGCGTATTGAGTAA
- a CDS encoding penicillin acylase family protein translates to MQFSTEDLLRRLGSGETIEALCRDLQIESGQFQEWWTNETRRRLSPNSNAIPAPISATTKIHRDDRGIPHIVAENDVDLFVGYGYAMAADRLFQLDNLRRKSSGRLAEVVGEAAVDLDLTARTIGFRAIAEAQWQQLPSQTRTLLTAFTAGINAHIEAVGDLLPIEFALLDYQPEPWTEVDSLAIEIELQWYLTGRFRVIAIPELVKRQLGNGPLYRDFLLGEADDEAMLPPGAYPTTAAGDVEPVGVVQGSPFEAHGSNNWVLAGNKTVSGKPLLASDPHIAFAAVSCWYEAHLCGGSFNVAGMTYIGMPAMMFGQNEHVAWGCTNNLCSQRDLYQEQTDPEHPGAFLYDGKWEPAQELTETIVVKNAQPIHTTIQFSRNGPIVNDILPAAARNTGAVSLRWLGRHSSGWLTALLQMNQAKSVEGLFAASQPWHVPTFAVVAADEQGHIGFKATGRIPQRKLNERGYRPGWDPDHQWTGLIPFEQMPHWSDPERGWICTANNRVADDDFPYPLYGTWSSCQRARRIRQMIESKPQLSRDDMAAMQVDSLSLRAVECVPSLVAILESHSTPPLAQAIDALSGWNCRCDPHEVAPTLFNAFFVNWCQTVANERFDGEVADFVAGAAAGIASRLLAADSNGWFHRRNRIDAVVDTFKLTIAELTERMGPELATWRWERWHRMPLRHVLSRIGDLGALLNHGDAPVPGDMTTVGNTGYSPDGRAVTGSGYRMIADFNQSAPVLFAQDAQSQSGQPGSPHYDDQLADWLDKKYHSLHLSPAAVEQAACSTLTLSVQK, encoded by the coding sequence ATGCAATTCTCAACGGAAGATTTGCTACGTCGTTTGGGTTCCGGTGAAACGATTGAAGCGCTTTGCCGCGACCTCCAGATCGAAAGTGGCCAATTCCAAGAGTGGTGGACGAATGAAACCAGGCGGCGGTTATCGCCGAACTCCAACGCAATACCGGCGCCGATTTCCGCGACGACAAAGATCCACCGCGACGATCGTGGCATTCCGCACATTGTTGCCGAAAACGATGTGGATCTATTCGTAGGCTACGGCTACGCGATGGCGGCCGACCGGTTGTTTCAACTCGACAACCTTCGCCGTAAAAGTTCAGGGCGATTAGCGGAAGTTGTCGGTGAAGCCGCCGTTGATCTTGACCTGACCGCACGCACCATCGGCTTTCGTGCCATTGCGGAGGCACAATGGCAACAGCTTCCCAGCCAAACCCGGACCCTGCTTACCGCCTTTACCGCCGGGATCAATGCACATATCGAAGCCGTGGGAGATTTACTGCCGATTGAGTTTGCTCTGCTCGATTACCAGCCCGAGCCTTGGACCGAAGTCGATTCGCTGGCAATCGAAATCGAATTGCAGTGGTACCTCACCGGACGCTTCCGCGTGATTGCCATTCCGGAATTGGTCAAACGACAATTAGGCAACGGCCCGTTGTATCGCGACTTTCTGTTGGGTGAAGCGGACGACGAAGCCATGCTGCCCCCCGGCGCTTACCCGACCACAGCAGCGGGAGATGTGGAGCCGGTCGGTGTCGTGCAAGGGTCCCCCTTTGAAGCACATGGCAGCAACAATTGGGTTTTGGCCGGAAACAAAACCGTCTCAGGAAAACCGCTGTTGGCCAGTGACCCACATATTGCGTTTGCGGCAGTCTCTTGTTGGTACGAAGCGCATTTGTGCGGCGGTTCATTCAACGTGGCCGGCATGACCTATATTGGCATGCCGGCAATGATGTTCGGTCAAAACGAACACGTCGCCTGGGGTTGCACGAACAACCTCTGCTCGCAGCGGGACCTATATCAGGAACAAACCGATCCCGAGCATCCCGGCGCATTTCTCTACGATGGAAAATGGGAACCGGCGCAGGAATTGACAGAAACGATCGTTGTCAAAAATGCACAGCCGATCCACACGACAATCCAGTTTAGTCGCAACGGGCCAATCGTGAATGACATTCTGCCGGCTGCCGCCAGGAATACCGGTGCGGTCTCCTTGCGCTGGTTGGGACGGCATAGCAGTGGTTGGCTAACCGCATTGTTGCAAATGAACCAAGCGAAAAGCGTGGAAGGATTATTCGCCGCTTCGCAACCGTGGCATGTCCCGACATTCGCCGTCGTGGCGGCCGACGAACAGGGGCACATCGGCTTTAAAGCCACCGGGCGGATTCCTCAACGAAAACTCAACGAACGAGGATATCGTCCCGGCTGGGACCCAGACCACCAATGGACCGGCCTGATTCCGTTTGAGCAGATGCCGCATTGGTCCGATCCCGAGCGAGGTTGGATCTGCACCGCCAACAACCGCGTTGCTGATGACGACTTTCCCTACCCGCTGTACGGAACGTGGAGTAGTTGCCAGCGTGCGCGTCGCATCCGCCAAATGATCGAATCCAAACCGCAGCTCTCACGGGATGACATGGCTGCCATGCAGGTCGACTCGCTGTCGCTGCGGGCGGTCGAATGCGTTCCGTCGTTAGTCGCAATTCTCGAATCACACTCCACACCCCCATTAGCACAAGCCATCGACGCGCTGAGCGGATGGAATTGTCGCTGCGACCCGCACGAAGTCGCCCCCACTTTGTTCAACGCCTTTTTCGTCAATTGGTGCCAGACGGTCGCAAACGAACGCTTTGACGGAGAGGTTGCTGATTTTGTCGCCGGCGCAGCGGCCGGCATCGCATCGCGACTATTGGCCGCCGACAGCAACGGCTGGTTTCATCGCCGTAATCGGATTGACGCCGTCGTGGACACGTTCAAATTGACGATCGCCGAACTTACTGAACGGATGGGACCGGAATTGGCGACGTGGCGGTGGGAACGTTGGCACCGCATGCCGCTGCGGCATGTCCTCAGCCGGATCGGCGACTTGGGAGCGTTGCTCAATCATGGCGATGCCCCGGTGCCCGGTGATATGACGACTGTGGGCAACACCGGGTACAGCCCCGATGGCCGCGCAGTGACCGGCAGCGGCTATCGAATGATTGCCGACTTTAACCAATCGGCACCCGTGCTATTTGCACAAGACGCGCAAAGCCAATCAGGCCAACCGGGCAGCCCGCATTACGACGATCAACTCGCCGACTGGTTGGATAAAAAATACCACAGCCTGCATTTGTCGCCCGCAGCGGTGGAACAGGCGGCCTGCTCGACCCTGACTTTGAGTGTACAAAAATAG
- a CDS encoding DUF1569 domain-containing protein, which produces MTATLQANGRRELHYGNLNDIVTDAESLAAGEYQTLGEWSFGQILEHLAVSLDCSFDGFPFQAPWFLRTLVAPFIKNGFITKPMRAGFKLPANAGALSPGDVSVEEGLSHLKKAVARYETETPNVHHPVFGRMARQEWVSLGLRHAELHMSFVVPFGD; this is translated from the coding sequence ATGACGGCCACTCTACAAGCCAACGGTCGCCGCGAATTGCATTATGGCAATCTCAACGACATTGTCACGGATGCGGAAAGCCTGGCAGCGGGGGAATACCAGACGTTGGGTGAGTGGTCGTTCGGACAAATCCTAGAGCATTTAGCGGTGTCTTTGGATTGTTCGTTTGACGGCTTTCCATTTCAGGCACCTTGGTTTTTGCGAACGTTGGTGGCGCCGTTTATCAAAAACGGTTTCATCACAAAACCGATGCGGGCAGGCTTCAAACTACCGGCCAATGCAGGAGCATTGTCGCCGGGAGACGTTTCGGTCGAGGAGGGATTGTCGCATTTGAAAAAGGCAGTCGCACGTTATGAAACGGAAACGCCGAACGTCCACCATCCGGTCTTTGGCAGAATGGCCCGGCAGGAATGGGTGTCGCTCGGGCTGCGGCATGCTGAGTTGCATATGAGTTTTGTGGTGCCTTTCGGCGATTGA
- a CDS encoding SufE family protein has translation MTKWTVHRGAEIDDKIVRGFGRLKLGELLEEFDGLDPEESLQTLIEMSLDLPELSPERAAEREDTRRLVKECQTPVYLWVDVVDGQAQLEAYVTERSPTVRGYVSMLVEGLSGAPATDVATVPEDLLGQLGLAETLGMTRRRGFTGLMRRIKREVAEQADGKNFST, from the coding sequence TTGACGAAATGGACCGTGCACCGTGGTGCGGAAATAGACGACAAAATTGTGCGGGGGTTCGGACGATTGAAGTTAGGCGAATTATTAGAGGAGTTCGACGGCCTGGATCCTGAAGAATCTTTGCAGACGTTGATTGAAATGTCCCTCGATCTGCCGGAGTTATCGCCCGAGCGGGCGGCGGAGCGGGAAGATACCCGACGATTGGTCAAAGAGTGCCAAACCCCGGTTTATTTGTGGGTCGACGTCGTGGACGGCCAAGCTCAGTTGGAGGCGTATGTCACGGAGCGGTCTCCCACCGTTCGTGGTTACGTCTCGATGTTAGTGGAAGGACTCTCAGGCGCGCCAGCTACGGATGTGGCTACCGTTCCGGAGGATTTGTTAGGCCAGTTGGGCTTGGCGGAGACTTTGGGAATGACGCGCCGTCGCGGTTTTACGGGTCTAATGCGAAGGATCAAGCGAGAAGTCGCGGAGCAGGCCGACGGCAAGAACTTTTCCACCTGA
- a CDS encoding DUF309 domain-containing protein produces the protein MPQIDTSIPRMLPAADLPGYTYIPGTVTPHPIRDPRGHSHGKKGPPPPPLKAEGWADSRNYLVAIDLFNIGYYWEAHEEWERLWRATGPDTLVGRFLKGLIKLSAAGVKVRENSLHGVRRHAASAGEVFADVAAEVGEDYFCGLEFTVLQYAADRAAQLVYKSDLPAGVPLRVFPFLLEPQPFPFS, from the coding sequence ATGCCCCAAATTGACACTTCGATTCCGCGGATGTTGCCCGCGGCAGATTTGCCGGGATATACGTATATACCGGGAACTGTGACCCCGCATCCCATTCGTGATCCCCGCGGACATAGCCATGGTAAAAAAGGTCCCCCCCCGCCACCGTTGAAGGCCGAGGGCTGGGCTGATAGTCGCAATTACCTGGTGGCCATCGATCTGTTTAACATTGGATATTATTGGGAAGCCCACGAGGAGTGGGAGCGTCTGTGGCGAGCCACCGGCCCTGATACGCTGGTCGGTCGTTTTCTCAAAGGGTTGATCAAGCTTTCTGCCGCCGGCGTTAAAGTCCGCGAAAACAGCCTGCATGGTGTCCGTCGGCACGCGGCCTCGGCCGGCGAAGTTTTTGCCGATGTGGCCGCCGAAGTCGGTGAGGATTATTTCTGCGGACTGGAATTCACCGTATTGCAATACGCAGCCGATCGCGCCGCCCAATTGGTTTACAAAAGCGATCTGCCGGCCGGGGTGCCGTTGCGGGTCTTTCCGTTTTTGCTCGAACCACAACCCTTCCCGTTTTCGTAA